Proteins from a single region of Kluyveromyces lactis strain NRRL Y-1140 chromosome C complete sequence:
- the NHP2 gene encoding snoRNA-binding protein NHP2 (similar to uniprot|P32495 Saccharomyces cerevisiae YDL208W NHP2 Nuclear protein related to mammalian high mobility group (HMG) proteins essential for function of H/ACA-type snoRNPs which are involved in 18S rRNA processing): MAKDKSVSTEDNYEARLPAVLPFAKPLASKKLNKKVLKTVKKASKAKNVKRGVKEVVKALRKGDKGLVVIAGDIFPQDVISHLPVLCEDQSVPYIFVPSKQDLGSAGATKRPTSVVFIVPGSNKKKDAKAKEEEYRAAFDEIVKEVSSL; encoded by the coding sequence ATGGCCAAGGATAAGAGTGTATCAACAGAAGACAACTACGAAGCTAGACTTCCTGCCGTTCTACCATTTGCAAAACCTCTAGcatcaaagaaactgaaCAAAAAGGTGTTAAAGACCGTCAAGAAGGCTTCCAAGGCTAAGAATGTCAAAAGAGGTGTCAAAGAGGTTGTCAAGGCTTTGAGAAAGGGTGATAAAGGGTTAGTAGTCATTGCTGGTGATATTTTCCCACAAGATGTTATTTCTCACTTGCCAGTTTTGTGTGAAGACCAATCTGTTCCATATATCTTTGTGCCCTCGAAGCAAGATCTAGGTTCTGCTGGTGCCACCAAGAGACCTACTTCTGTTGTATTCATCGTTCCAGGCTCTaacaagaagaaagatgCTAAGGctaaggaagaagaataccGTGCTGCATTCGATGAAATTGTTAAGGAAGTAAGCTCTTTGTAG